In Falco peregrinus isolate bFalPer1 chromosome 9, bFalPer1.pri, whole genome shotgun sequence, the genomic stretch CAAACAGGAGGACATATTATAATTATGTATTTCTCTGAACTTTCATACTCTGCTGTCCTTATCTTCATTAAGCATTGTAAATGTTTTTGAGGAAAGACCAATGGAAGACACTTGCCTTCAGGTAAAAGATTTCCTGCTGGCCTTGCTGGCTTAAGATCAAATATATCGAGATGAACAGTGCTGACTTAGAACCATGCATCAAGAACGTATTTTCCTAGGATCTTCCTATGAAGAAAACACGACCCTTCTGCATTGGCCAGATGCTTTCTAGAGGTCAAGAAGCATCAATATttactaattaattttttcttcacttgaaTTTGTGTGACATTTGCTTTatgccatttgtttttattttcctgtcccCTGTTGGTTTTTTAGGAGGAACGTAATTGTTGGCATTGccatttttctttggatttgtgcatgtgtatgttTTTAAGCCTTTGATGGGAGCAGCTGAACCATGAAATACTGGGGTTTGCTTAGGGGGTCTGATATTACCCATGCTTTGAATTTTAGAATTGTTCTCAGCAGGCTGCATGTTGAAAAGCTGTTGCTTtgcagttggggtttttttcagttcgCTCCTTACTTCACCAGATGGCCTCTGAGAAGACACTGCACATCCCATTCTCTCAGAAAGTTTCAAGGGACCTGGATGAGAATACAACTGGTGACTTTCTTCACAGAGTGAACTTCCCTTGTGACCCAAATAGCTTCTGGGCAGCTTTGTAACACCTTCTTGGGGAACCACTTGCTTGCTAGGCAAAGGACTGAGTAATGGTTTGCTTTTGCCAGGGCTTTTTAGGGTACGGATGGAGCCAGGAGCAGTCTGTGGCCTGGCTTTGGCTGCCTTTCCTTTCTCGTTCTGCACAGTCTGCATTTGCAGCCATTCCAGCTGCAAAAGGCGATCAATGTATTTCTCAAGGAATCCTGTTGGCTTTGGTCGAAATTCGGTTTTACCCTCTACATTAACAAAGATGGCCAGTTGCTTCAAGTCCCATGAGTTGaaagggggtgggaggaagTCCGGGTAGTAATATTCTGATTCTTTAAAACCCATATCAGGGACACGTTCCAAACAAACTGGATCAATTTCTTCAGCTCTGAGAATGAGTTCTGGCGGTGTGCAGGGAGATGGGAGAATGGGAATCCTTTCTGAATCAGAAAGGTCACTGGCACTATCATCTTCAGCATCTTCTTTAATAATTTGTACCGACTCAAAATCCAGAAACATTTCATCTACAGATGCTTCTTGCCATTTAGAAGTGCATGGACCACCCTCAGCAATGTGATCTTCATGATTCTTTTCCAACTGTTCTTTTttactgcaataaaaatgaTGCATTGGGACATCTTTAACCCTACAGAAGCTACCTTGTGTGCTGCCCTTTACGCTAGGAGGGATCCTGTGCAGAAGAGGTtcattttgccttctttctggGAGACTCCTCTTTGGTCCTTGTACTCTGTGCAGTGATGTGCAAATACCTGTGAtcctaaataaaaagaaagatcGTATCCTATTAGAATGATTAATGTCTTTGGAACATCAGTCTACAAAGGTCTTGCTACCCCCTTCAAGGACAGGGATCTACATGAATGAAGTTAAAATTGGCATGGAAACTTGGTAATGAggtaaaaattattatttgctgGCAGACGTAACACTGCCTACTACTGAGTTTTTGATTTATTCTGATTTTGCTTGAGAACTCACTAAGGCAGGATAGTGAGTTTTCATATTGATAACTTAAATTTGTTGTCCTCATAAATGCTGAATCCTGGGGCCAGTGAAGTCAAAGGCAAAACACAGAAGCCATGATTtcatcacaagcattttacaTACCAGTTTGAAATGACcacaaattaaacaaataatcTTAACATAAAACTACCTTTTTGACTGAGTATTGTCATCTagctggttttttcccttcttaaaaaTACTTGGTTGGTTACCATCTTGAGTGTTACAGGAAACctgaaaagatgtgaaaaagTATGTGACATTATTAAGAAGCTGACATAAAGTGCGTGCCctttttctgtaaacaaaataaacaaaaaaccccaattatTTACCTTTTCAATGGCActtgatatattttttcctaatcttcCAGAAGAAGACTTCACATGAGAAATTGGTTTATTTAGTCCTTTGGTGCTTGGATGGCTTTTTCCATTACTGTAACTAGCAAGAATTAAACAGAGTATCACATATAAATAGCAACATATGTGGTCGTCAGAATAGAAATACAATCAAAGTTTAGAGTGCAATTCAGTTTAAGAAAGAGCAAGAGTTGACTGCAAATCTTCTTAAGACTTGAAGTTCATCAGAACTATGCCATGGTCACTTTCTATTTATTATACTAATAACGcactactgtatttttaatactacTAATGCAAAAGTGAGTAATTCAACCAGATGATATAATAATATAACTTAGCCCTTTTATAGAAGATCCTCTATCAGAGGATCCCAAAATTACTTTGGGGATAATAAATAGTTAATATTACAGACTACTTATTTAACTACTAATTTCTGTAATACCTGGCACACGGTCCTACAGCAATTTAACAAAACTAATTATAAAGTACAATACGAAGGCCACTGCAAGCCAAATCTTGCTTGCCTTTCTCATCTGCATAGTCTCAACAACAAGTAAAGGATTATTCCTATGATGCTAAGGAGCGGAAGTGAGCAGGATG encodes the following:
- the FAM217B gene encoding protein FAM217B isoform X3 encodes the protein MKTTKECYSNGKSHPSTKGLNKPISHVKSSSGRLGKNISSAIEKVSCNTQDGNQPSIFKKGKNQLDDNTQSKRITGICTSLHRVQGPKRSLPERRQNEPLLHRIPPSVKGSTQGSFCRVKDVPMHHFYCSKKEQLEKNHEDHIAEGGPCTSKWQEASVDEMFLDFESVQIIKEDAEDDSASDLSDSERIPILPSPCTPPELILRAEEIDPVCLERVPDMGFKESEYYYPDFLPPPFNSWDLKQLAIFVNVEGKTEFRPKPTGFLEKYIDRLLQLEWLQMQTVQNEKGKAAKARPQTAPGSIRTLKSPGKSKPLLSPLPSKQVVPQEGVTKLPRSYLGHKGSSLCEESHQLYSHPGPLKLSERMGCAVSSQRPSGEVRSELKKTPTAKQQLFNMQPAENNSKIQSMGNIRPPKQTPVFHGSAAPIKGLKTYTCTNPKKNGNANNYVPPKKPTGDRKIKTNGIKQMSHKFK
- the FAM217B gene encoding protein FAM217B isoform X1 — its product is MGPGIQEYPLLLHRETRKKESQTNENHKGMVNYSNGKSHPSTKGLNKPISHVKSSSGRLGKNISSAIEKVSCNTQDGNQPSIFKKGKNQLDDNTQSKRITGICTSLHRVQGPKRSLPERRQNEPLLHRIPPSVKGSTQGSFCRVKDVPMHHFYCSKKEQLEKNHEDHIAEGGPCTSKWQEASVDEMFLDFESVQIIKEDAEDDSASDLSDSERIPILPSPCTPPELILRAEEIDPVCLERVPDMGFKESEYYYPDFLPPPFNSWDLKQLAIFVNVEGKTEFRPKPTGFLEKYIDRLLQLEWLQMQTVQNEKGKAAKARPQTAPGSIRTLKSPGKSKPLLSPLPSKQVVPQEGVTKLPRSYLGHKGSSLCEESHQLYSHPGPLKLSERMGCAVSSQRPSGEVRSELKKTPTAKQQLFNMQPAENNSKIQSMGNIRPPKQTPVFHGSAAPIKGLKTYTCTNPKKNGNANNYVPPKKPTGDRKIKTNGIKQMSHKFK
- the FAM217B gene encoding protein FAM217B isoform X4 — translated: MKTTKECNGKSHPSTKGLNKPISHVKSSSGRLGKNISSAIEKVSCNTQDGNQPSIFKKGKNQLDDNTQSKRITGICTSLHRVQGPKRSLPERRQNEPLLHRIPPSVKGSTQGSFCRVKDVPMHHFYCSKKEQLEKNHEDHIAEGGPCTSKWQEASVDEMFLDFESVQIIKEDAEDDSASDLSDSERIPILPSPCTPPELILRAEEIDPVCLERVPDMGFKESEYYYPDFLPPPFNSWDLKQLAIFVNVEGKTEFRPKPTGFLEKYIDRLLQLEWLQMQTVQNEKGKAAKARPQTAPGSIRTLKSPGKSKPLLSPLPSKQVVPQEGVTKLPRSYLGHKGSSLCEESHQLYSHPGPLKLSERMGCAVSSQRPSGEVRSELKKTPTAKQQLFNMQPAENNSKIQSMGNIRPPKQTPVFHGSAAPIKGLKTYTCTNPKKNGNANNYVPPKKPTGDRKIKTNGIKQMSHKFK
- the FAM217B gene encoding protein FAM217B isoform X2, which translates into the protein MGPGIQEYPLLLHRETRKKESQTNENHKGMVNNGKSHPSTKGLNKPISHVKSSSGRLGKNISSAIEKVSCNTQDGNQPSIFKKGKNQLDDNTQSKRITGICTSLHRVQGPKRSLPERRQNEPLLHRIPPSVKGSTQGSFCRVKDVPMHHFYCSKKEQLEKNHEDHIAEGGPCTSKWQEASVDEMFLDFESVQIIKEDAEDDSASDLSDSERIPILPSPCTPPELILRAEEIDPVCLERVPDMGFKESEYYYPDFLPPPFNSWDLKQLAIFVNVEGKTEFRPKPTGFLEKYIDRLLQLEWLQMQTVQNEKGKAAKARPQTAPGSIRTLKSPGKSKPLLSPLPSKQVVPQEGVTKLPRSYLGHKGSSLCEESHQLYSHPGPLKLSERMGCAVSSQRPSGEVRSELKKTPTAKQQLFNMQPAENNSKIQSMGNIRPPKQTPVFHGSAAPIKGLKTYTCTNPKKNGNANNYVPPKKPTGDRKIKTNGIKQMSHKFK